A stretch of the Clostridiales bacterium genome encodes the following:
- a CDS encoding DUF5082 family protein, whose translation MADNNKYEPSDSEINAKKRERDYQYERMIDAENRIRDLRAQKAQLEKAKAVLVRENSNFQRMMSYVNNSDMKTIKQWKGVQYDKVYKGDAVKFCDFYVRHSNQPINKALDKLNWAINDIQSQINSQEGIWGTAKNLWNSAKTWLENLWN comes from the coding sequence TTGGCGGACAACAATAAATATGAGCCTTCTGACAGTGAAATCAACGCGAAGAAAAGAGAACGGGATTACCAGTATGAACGGATGATAGATGCTGAAAACAGGATCCGGGATTTACGTGCGCAAAAAGCCCAGCTGGAAAAAGCCAAAGCAGTCCTCGTAAGGGAAAACTCCAATTTTCAGAGAATGATGTCTTATGTCAACAATTCGGATATGAAAACAATCAAACAGTGGAAAGGCGTCCAGTATGACAAGGTCTATAAAGGTGATGCTGTGAAATTCTGTGACTTTTATGTCCGGCACAGCAATCAGCCAATCAATAAAGCGCTGGATAAACTGAACTGGGCAATTAATGACATCCAGAGCCAGATCAACAGCCAGGAAGGAATATGGGGTACTGCCAAAAACCTCTGGAACAGCGCAAAGACATGGCTGGAAAACCTGTGGAATTAA
- a CDS encoding DUF4176 domain-containing protein produces MANIHFCPLGSIVILNDSDRKFVVMARGLNVRRHNKVFFFDYGGVPYPEGLTGDQMMYFNHNGIKKIVFRGYEDKDDKTIQDALNRFLAEHPNIERADAQNW; encoded by the coding sequence ATGGCAAACATTCATTTCTGCCCATTGGGCAGCATTGTGATACTGAATGACAGCGACCGTAAATTTGTGGTGATGGCCCGTGGGCTCAATGTCCGTCGTCACAATAAGGTTTTCTTCTTTGATTATGGCGGCGTTCCGTATCCGGAAGGTCTGACCGGCGACCAGATGATGTATTTCAATCATAACGGGATCAAAAAAATCGTATTCCGCGGATATGAAGACAAAGATGATAAGACCATACAGGATGCCCTGAACCGTTTCCTGGCGGAGCATCCGAATATTGAACGTGCCGACGCTCAAAACTGGTGA
- a CDS encoding DUF4176 domain-containing protein — MKQAKFLPLGSIVLLDGGVQKVMIIGRGLNVKRGEETYFFDYSAVLFPQGLTGDQVIYFNGDGVSKVVSYGYMDEESDIVDDNLEKYIAENPGLKRISPEEWKALGE; from the coding sequence ATGAAACAGGCAAAGTTTTTACCCCTGGGAAGTATCGTACTGCTGGATGGCGGCGTTCAGAAGGTCATGATCATCGGCCGCGGCCTGAATGTCAAACGCGGTGAGGAGACGTACTTCTTTGATTACTCTGCAGTACTGTTTCCCCAGGGCCTGACCGGGGACCAGGTAATTTATTTTAACGGAGATGGAGTATCCAAGGTAGTGTCCTACGGTTATATGGATGAGGAAAGCGACATTGTGGATGACAATCTGGAGAAATATATTGCCGAGAACCCGGGACTGAAACGGATTTCCCCGGAAGAGTGGAAAGCACTGGGAGAATGA
- a CDS encoding FHA domain-containing protein: protein MFWKKEEAPYEPIVQVQKKFVPALYICGMNTPECTQLLIDKETFTIGSGRDNDGVLEFPGLGLSRQHCRIECGDDGYTLTDLKSTNGTYVNGKRLLPGVETSIKSGDQIRLGMSVFTVEEIIQEDI, encoded by the coding sequence ATGTTCTGGAAAAAAGAAGAAGCCCCTTATGAACCGATTGTCCAGGTTCAGAAGAAGTTTGTTCCCGCGCTGTATATCTGCGGGATGAACACGCCGGAATGTACGCAGCTGCTGATTGACAAAGAGACATTCACGATCGGAAGCGGCCGGGACAATGACGGCGTGCTGGAATTCCCGGGGCTTGGACTGAGCCGGCAGCACTGCCGGATTGAATGCGGAGATGACGGGTATACGCTGACAGACCTGAAATCAACCAACGGCACCTATGTGAACGGGAAACGACTGCTTCCGGGGGTCGAGACTTCCATCAAAAGCGGTGACCAGATCCGGCTGGGTATGTCGGTATTCACCGTGGAGGAAATCATTCAGGAGGATATCTGA
- a CDS encoding ATP-binding protein, whose translation MVSRDQYLERLKDYMWDGQVKVITGIRRCGKSVLLFDLFHQYLLTTGVPEDHIIQIELDQRKDAKYRNPITLADAISIRLQGTKEQFYLFIDEVQFAYPVEDPDNPGYEITIYDMLNELKGYPNLDVYVTGSNSKMLSSDIATQFRGRASIVYVWPLSFAEYHQAVGGDRRDNFDHYLVYGGMPYLLNLKTDRQQQDYLASLFREVYVKDIIEHNGIERRDVLEDMLDFLGSSISSLTNPTNITNSLNSMRHANISSNTISAYLGYMKEAFLIYEAKRYDIKGKSYFDFPNKYYFTDVGLRNARLSFRQIDPGHMMENLIYIELLRRGYAVDVGVVTDRRNGQNKQKEIDFVVNSGNGRMYIQSAWQIPEGKKETAEEDSLRLPADFFRKIMIRSDIPGIMTDEKGIIHCNIIDFLLQKNLITV comes from the coding sequence ATGGTTTCCCGGGATCAGTATCTTGAACGACTGAAGGATTATATGTGGGATGGCCAGGTAAAAGTAATTACCGGCATTCGCAGATGTGGTAAATCTGTGCTTTTATTTGATTTGTTCCATCAATATCTGTTGACAACAGGTGTTCCGGAAGATCATATCATCCAGATTGAACTGGACCAGCGTAAAGACGCAAAGTACAGGAATCCCATCACATTGGCTGATGCAATCAGTATCCGGCTTCAGGGAACAAAAGAACAATTCTATCTGTTCATCGATGAGGTTCAGTTTGCATATCCGGTAGAAGATCCGGACAATCCGGGCTATGAAATAACAATCTATGATATGCTTAACGAACTGAAGGGCTATCCGAACCTGGATGTATATGTGACCGGCAGCAATTCGAAAATGCTGTCAAGCGATATTGCCACACAATTCAGGGGCAGGGCATCTATTGTTTATGTCTGGCCGCTTTCCTTTGCGGAGTATCATCAGGCCGTCGGTGGAGACCGGCGCGATAATTTTGATCATTATCTGGTTTATGGCGGAATGCCTTATCTGCTGAACTTGAAAACGGACAGGCAGCAGCAGGATTATCTTGCTTCCCTGTTTCGGGAAGTCTATGTAAAGGATATCATTGAGCACAATGGGATCGAACGCCGGGATGTGCTGGAAGATATGCTGGATTTTCTGGGGTCGTCCATCAGTTCCCTGACCAATCCAACGAATATTACCAATTCGCTGAACAGTATGCGGCATGCAAACATCAGTTCCAATACCATCAGCGCTTATCTCGGATATATGAAAGAAGCTTTCCTGATTTATGAAGCGAAACGTTATGACATAAAAGGGAAATCATACTTTGATTTTCCGAATAAGTATTATTTCACAGATGTGGGCCTTCGGAATGCCCGCCTGAGTTTCCGGCAGATTGATCCCGGCCATATGATGGAGAACCTCATTTATATCGAGCTTCTGCGCCGCGGATATGCTGTGGATGTCGGAGTGGTAACCGACCGCAGAAACGGACAAAACAAACAAAAGGAAATTGATTTTGTAGTCAACAGCGGGAATGGGCGGATGTATATCCAGTCTGCATGGCAGATTCCTGAAGGTAAAAAAGAGACGGCGGAAGAAGATTCTCTTCGGCTTCCTGCCGACTTCTTCCGGAAAATCATGATTCGGTCTGATATTCCCGGAATCATGACAGACGAAAAGGGGATTATTCACTGCAATATAATTGATTTCCTTTTGCAGAAGAATCTAATTACAGTGTGA
- a CDS encoding radical SAM protein, which yields MKISKQDALNWFRFFAELPPEEPLGCRQTEIALAVFSQIETAVDARRLETLKSIPGLKAVLPGHPEGIPWDPSLPACTLYVGDAGRFPAGCRSCLLGTGLSAVRKTNRCNAACPFCYDYGCLDAIPPIGEGLWEIGGGRYREEDLPLLFSLQKKPTGVAYVYLEPFMEIEKYYGVIRRFHEAGIHQHMYTNGLNANTENLKALGEAGLDELRFNLGASNCNDRVIDAMAEAKKYIPQVGIETPMTREFKEQFAKKKQKILATGIDFMNCAELHLNENNLGNYFGENMYYCRMGYMSPVFSRDISLEMLKAAAEEQWPIAVHDCSNHTKFARDLNLRAKEGGWFGQSSYGPEFDSIPYEAFLPVLEDPDFTFVEEEPLPPGYRPGDIVL from the coding sequence ATGAAAATCTCCAAGCAGGACGCCCTGAACTGGTTCCGCTTTTTCGCCGAACTTCCGCCGGAGGAGCCCCTCGGCTGCCGCCAGACGGAAATCGCCCTGGCGGTGTTCAGCCAGATTGAAACCGCGGTGGATGCCCGGCGGCTGGAAACCCTGAAATCCATTCCCGGCCTGAAGGCCGTCCTTCCCGGTCATCCGGAAGGCATCCCGTGGGATCCGTCCCTGCCGGCGTGCACCCTGTATGTGGGCGACGCCGGCCGTTTCCCGGCCGGCTGCCGCAGCTGCCTGCTGGGCACCGGGCTTTCCGCCGTGCGCAAGACCAACCGCTGCAACGCGGCCTGCCCCTTCTGCTATGACTACGGCTGCCTGGACGCCATCCCGCCCATCGGGGAAGGCCTGTGGGAAATCGGCGGCGGCCGCTACCGGGAGGAGGACCTGCCGCTGCTCTTCTCCCTGCAGAAGAAGCCCACCGGCGTTGCGTACGTCTACCTGGAGCCCTTCATGGAAATCGAGAAGTACTACGGCGTCATCCGCCGCTTCCATGAGGCCGGCATCCACCAGCACATGTACACCAATGGTCTCAACGCCAACACGGAGAACCTGAAGGCCCTGGGCGAAGCCGGCCTGGACGAGCTCCGTTTCAATCTCGGCGCTTCCAACTGCAATGACAGAGTCATCGACGCCATGGCGGAAGCGAAAAAGTATATCCCGCAGGTCGGCATCGAAACCCCGATGACCCGGGAGTTCAAAGAGCAGTTCGCGAAGAAAAAACAAAAGATCCTCGCCACGGGGATCGACTTTATGAACTGCGCCGAGCTCCACCTGAACGAAAACAACCTCGGCAACTACTTCGGCGAAAACATGTATTACTGCCGCATGGGCTACATGAGCCCCGTGTTCTCCCGGGACATCTCCCTGGAGATGCTGAAGGCCGCCGCCGAAGAGCAGTGGCCCATCGCCGTGCACGACTGCTCCAACCACACGAAGTTTGCCCGGGACCTGAACCTCCGGGCCAAGGAAGGGGGATGGTTCGGCCAGAGCAGCTACGGCCCCGAATTCGATTCCATCCCCTATGAAGCGTTCCTCCCTGTCCTGGAGGATCCGGATTTCACCTTTGTGGAGGAGGAACCCCTTCCCCCGGGCTACCGTCCCGGCGATATCGTGCTGTAA
- a CDS encoding SH3 domain-containing protein → MKRTGILVFVLALCLGVSALASGGVEYDDDGGVWDYNKGTYTTKDGQTVSIIDEDAATKTVRNSDGSMTIITNEKDIIQNPDGSITLESGQVMTVKTDEQRAAEHEQGWFSGMAKAASVNGSYTPTFYTDAEGSEIEVPVAYIGLGRSMISLNGQNILVDTTSLRWETEAPEDKVIAVVKQSGNAKLHSKKDSKSLVMDKIPTGQILRVLATGKRWTFVDYKGIRGYVATNYLTFYANGKQEYQAGVIATRAGKTKGTVTVHVRNKPNGKQQEEYKIGTPVTVLGIEGDWAQVEVEGHSCYLKKEFIVFE, encoded by the coding sequence ATGAAGCGTACCGGGATCCTGGTATTCGTACTGGCACTTTGCCTGGGCGTCAGCGCCCTGGCCAGCGGCGGCGTGGAATACGACGACGACGGCGGCGTATGGGATTACAACAAGGGAACCTATACCACCAAGGACGGGCAGACGGTATCCATTATCGATGAGGACGCTGCGACCAAGACGGTCCGGAATTCGGACGGCAGCATGACGATCATCACCAATGAGAAGGATATCATCCAGAATCCGGACGGCAGCATCACGCTGGAGTCCGGCCAGGTGATGACGGTGAAAACGGATGAGCAGCGTGCGGCCGAGCATGAGCAGGGCTGGTTTTCCGGCATGGCCAAGGCCGCTTCTGTCAACGGCTCCTATACGCCGACGTTCTATACCGATGCGGAAGGCAGCGAGATTGAGGTTCCCGTGGCGTACATCGGCCTGGGCCGCAGTATGATCAGCCTGAACGGGCAGAACATCCTGGTGGACACGACCTCCCTGCGGTGGGAGACCGAGGCGCCGGAGGACAAGGTGATCGCGGTCGTCAAGCAGAGCGGCAACGCGAAGCTGCACTCCAAGAAGGACAGCAAGAGCCTCGTGATGGACAAGATCCCGACAGGCCAGATCCTGCGGGTCCTCGCCACCGGCAAGCGCTGGACCTTTGTGGACTACAAGGGTATCCGGGGCTATGTCGCCACCAACTACCTCACCTTCTATGCCAACGGGAAGCAGGAGTACCAGGCCGGCGTGATTGCCACCCGGGCCGGCAAGACCAAGGGAACGGTCACGGTGCATGTACGCAACAAACCCAACGGCAAGCAGCAGGAGGAATACAAAATCGGAACACCGGTCACAGTCCTCGGGATTGAAGGGGACTGGGCACAGGTGGAGGTGGAAGGCCACAGCTGCTACCTGAAAAAGGAATTCATCGTTTTCGAATAA
- a CDS encoding WXG100 family type VII secretion target — MASIKLSPDALRDYAAKIKANGNEASDLANRIKSNITAVTDQWEGEAKNKYLSAWAEHEPTLTKSIPELMATLAANLETIARNFEEADRT, encoded by the coding sequence ATGGCAAGTATCAAACTGAGCCCGGATGCACTTCGTGATTATGCTGCGAAGATCAAGGCGAACGGAAATGAAGCGTCTGACCTGGCAAACCGGATCAAGAGCAACATTACCGCTGTGACCGACCAGTGGGAAGGCGAAGCGAAGAACAAGTACCTGTCTGCCTGGGCAGAACATGAACCCACCCTGACGAAGAGCATTCCTGAGCTGATGGCCACCCTGGCTGCCAACCTGGAGACGATCGCCCGGAACTTCGAAGAGGCAGACCGGACCTGA
- a CDS encoding TPM domain-containing protein, whose protein sequence is MRKGFAILLAVLLALASVSFAAADETAWQVVIEDSANLLSEAEEAEVRTEMETVAQYCNAGLYTTSRHTDMSAQEQAKAWGRKQFGNADFTVFVIDMNQRWMEIYSSERIHRVVSTAKANTITDNVYKLATRGQYADCAKETFRQIRQTLEGFEVASPMRYATNALVAVAVAILLAYLLIYARMEKETEISLPGIITVMAAGAGTAVVAKKLTRTVHHSSSSGGGSGGGGGGGGGGGGGGGHGF, encoded by the coding sequence TTGCGTAAGGGATTTGCGATTCTGCTGGCTGTCCTGCTGGCGCTGGCCTCCGTTTCCTTCGCCGCGGCGGACGAAACGGCCTGGCAGGTGGTGATTGAGGACTCCGCCAACCTGCTGAGCGAGGCGGAAGAGGCGGAAGTGCGCACGGAGATGGAAACCGTGGCGCAGTACTGCAACGCGGGTCTTTATACGACCAGCCGGCATACCGACATGAGCGCGCAGGAACAGGCGAAGGCCTGGGGAAGAAAGCAGTTCGGGAATGCGGATTTTACGGTGTTTGTGATTGACATGAACCAGCGGTGGATGGAAATCTACTCATCTGAACGGATCCACCGGGTGGTATCAACCGCCAAGGCGAACACCATTACGGACAATGTGTATAAGCTGGCCACCCGCGGCCAGTATGCGGACTGCGCGAAGGAAACATTCCGGCAGATCCGGCAGACGCTGGAAGGCTTTGAGGTGGCTTCGCCCATGCGCTACGCGACCAACGCGCTGGTGGCGGTGGCGGTCGCGATCCTGCTGGCGTACCTGCTGATTTACGCGCGGATGGAAAAGGAAACCGAGATCAGCCTCCCGGGCATCATCACGGTGATGGCGGCTGGGGCCGGTACGGCGGTGGTCGCGAAAAAACTGACGCGCACAGTCCATCACTCTTCCTCTTCCGGCGGCGGCTCCGGCGGTGGCGGCGGAGGCGGTGGTGGCGGCGGCGGAGGCGGCGGCCATGGCTTCTGA
- a CDS encoding DUF5082 family protein: MRKQNNAGGKRDRLQKAYNSLKSPKSTIKDYRSLDEGEKLVEKHGVWKGDLKKKFNKDMGQITERVKKTYNRMDEYHDDIQDEINRAQRESNQYIPILTDIKTALTKLTN; the protein is encoded by the coding sequence TTGAGGAAGCAGAACAATGCCGGAGGTAAAAGAGACCGACTGCAGAAGGCCTACAATTCCCTGAAAAGCCCGAAAAGCACCATCAAGGATTACCGGAGCCTGGATGAAGGGGAAAAACTGGTTGAAAAGCACGGAGTATGGAAGGGCGACCTGAAAAAGAAATTCAACAAGGATATGGGCCAGATTACCGAACGGGTGAAAAAGACGTATAACCGGATGGATGAATACCATGATGACATCCAGGACGAGATCAATCGGGCGCAGAGGGAATCTAACCAGTATATTCCGATTCTGACAGATATAAAAACAGCGCTTACAAAACTGACTAACTGA
- a CDS encoding DUF4176 domain-containing protein, with protein MARINYLPLGSVVLLNGGSQKLIIIGRALSVTRGGKEFYFDYGGVLHPQGLINNEMAYFNHDDIHTVYFTGYNDEGTRDLTEVINDYVESHPDLNRCTIEEWEEAGAAEE; from the coding sequence ATGGCACGGATCAATTATCTTCCCCTGGGCAGCGTGGTATTACTGAATGGCGGTTCTCAGAAACTGATTATCATCGGTCGGGCGCTCAGCGTTACGCGCGGCGGAAAAGAATTCTATTTTGATTATGGCGGAGTGCTTCATCCGCAGGGCCTGATCAATAATGAGATGGCGTACTTCAACCATGATGACATTCATACGGTATACTTCACCGGGTACAACGATGAGGGAACACGGGACCTGACAGAGGTCATCAATGACTATGTGGAGAGTCATCCGGACCTGAATCGCTGTACAATCGAAGAGTGGGAAGAGGCCGGAGCAGCAGAAGAATAA
- a CDS encoding SMI1/KNR4 family protein gives MKYEFIKKPLHGLIPIDATDLDNLEKRYNFRFPQVLRDYYLLLNGCDIQTCRMKRDDQTILVTEIIPVNKGSLDLEDQIQLAEEDQYLSAGLIPFASNPVCGIFYFHKDSQIICCSFYDAIDEFQYICTGMDIFLEAMNRSCGEQDDDTLFDIATIDKER, from the coding sequence TTGAAATATGAATTTATCAAAAAACCGCTTCACGGCTTGATTCCGATTGATGCAACGGATCTGGACAACCTGGAGAAAAGGTATAATTTCAGGTTTCCACAGGTATTGCGGGATTATTATCTGCTGCTGAATGGGTGCGATATCCAGACCTGCCGCATGAAACGGGATGACCAGACGATCCTGGTTACGGAAATTATTCCTGTGAATAAGGGATCGCTTGACCTGGAAGACCAGATTCAACTTGCAGAGGAGGATCAATACCTCTCTGCGGGACTGATTCCGTTTGCATCAAATCCTGTATGCGGAATATTCTATTTCCATAAAGATTCCCAGATCATTTGCTGTTCATTTTATGACGCGATTGATGAGTTCCAGTACATCTGCACAGGAATGGATATATTCCTGGAAGCAATGAATCGTTCCTGCGGGGAGCAGGATGATGATACATTATTTGATATTGCAACAATTGATAAGGAGAGATGA